Proteins encoded in a region of the Flavobacterium sp. MDT1-60 genome:
- a CDS encoding sulfite exporter TauE/SafE family protein, whose protein sequence is MTVLTFTLIMLLGAFLAGFIGSLSGLGGGIIIIPLLTVILGVDIHYAIGAALVSVIATSSGSAAAYVREGITNMRLGIFLEIATTIGAVCGALLSTIAPTSFIAVLFGMTLIFSAINSLRKKEEHIVLESSPLAKKLRLQGTYPSHNGEVIRYGTKNVIGGFSMMGIAGMMSGLLGIGSGAFKVIAMDNIMKIPFKVSTTTSNFMMGVTAMASSVIYIQKGYIEPGICMPVVIGVLFGAMAGAKVLVKTNPKKLRIFFACLIFVLAVNMIYNGLNGKI, encoded by the coding sequence ATGACAGTACTTACGTTTACCCTGATTATGCTTCTTGGTGCTTTTTTAGCAGGTTTTATTGGTTCATTATCAGGTTTAGGAGGCGGTATCATTATTATTCCGCTTTTAACTGTCATTTTAGGAGTTGATATTCATTATGCCATCGGTGCCGCTTTGGTTTCTGTAATCGCTACTTCCTCCGGTTCTGCCGCTGCTTATGTGCGGGAAGGAATTACCAATATGCGTTTGGGAATTTTCCTCGAAATTGCTACCACTATTGGGGCTGTTTGCGGCGCACTTCTTTCAACTATTGCTCCTACTTCATTTATTGCCGTTTTATTCGGTATGACTTTGATCTTTTCTGCGATTAATTCCCTTCGAAAAAAAGAAGAACATATTGTTTTGGAATCAAGTCCGTTAGCCAAAAAACTAAGACTTCAGGGCACTTATCCCTCGCATAATGGTGAAGTCATCCGTTATGGAACCAAAAATGTAATTGGTGGTTTCAGTATGATGGGAATTGCCGGAATGATGTCGGGTTTACTCGGAATTGGTTCAGGTGCTTTTAAAGTAATTGCAATGGATAATATTATGAAGATTCCGTTTAAAGTTTCAACTACAACCAGCAATTTTATGATGGGTGTTACGGCAATGGCGAGTTCTGTAATTTATATTCAGAAAGGCTATATTGAGCCCGGAATTTGTATGCCGGTGGTTATTGGCGTTTTGTTTGGTGCTATGGCCGGAGCAAAAGTATTGGTAAAAACAAACCCTAAAAAACTAAGGATCTTTTTTGCCTGCCTGATTTTTGTTTTGGCAGTAAATATGATTTATAACGGACTAAATGGAAAAATCTAA
- a CDS encoding TonB-dependent receptor, with product MNINTTKKVFFFTLLLTSLNMMSQELGKVSGKVSLSGNVPAENIAVALKGTKYTAITNSNGQYEIKSVKPGSYVISIRAVGIHAFEDNIVVKSKQTTTKNFSLSESQEDLEEVVITKNKYKQDKPSLSLRLQTPVLEIPQNIQIISGQTLKDQQITSMSDGVIRNVSGAVRLEHWGDLYTNITMRGSQIQAFRNGFNVVSSFWGPLTEDMSFVDHIEFVKGPAGFMLSSGDPSGLYNVVTKKPTGITKGEVSVLGGSYDFYRVSIDLDGKLDKKGKLLYRFNAAAQNKGSHRAFEHNNRYVLAPVISYQVDDKTKITAEYNFQYANMTEVGSYYVFGPASEGYGTLPVGFTMTQPGLPDTNIQDHSGYLMFEHKFDDNWKLTAQTSYFKYLQQGYSSWPGVVGPGPVDRDFNGVPEGTLAAGEIIRNVGIWDAESNMYLGQIFLNGKFNTGSVSHKILGGVDLGSKDYAADWGQSHDLDTVDNPFNVNSPNYGTPSNGFPDFDHTTPLSIRAKNAGGLMSSEYAAGYIQDEIGFFQNKLRLTLAGRYTWISQASWGGAPISDSHITPRIGISYSVTESLAVYGLYDQAFTPQSGIIKSGESVKPLTGNNVEFGIKKDWFDGSWSTTLAAYSILKKNELTSDPANTPGEQYSVVLGEKRAQGIELDLRGKLFDGLNLIANYAFTESIVNEVDPAVSAATGINKGDIVPGYSKHTANAWLNYTVQSGKIKGFGVSLGGTFLDGRQTDTWSEGLQKLPSYFKLDGGLSYETGKVKVTANVFNILDKYLYSGSYYQWLSAYYWQTEAPRNFRVGVTYKF from the coding sequence ATGAACATAAATACTACCAAAAAAGTTTTCTTTTTTACGTTGCTTTTAACATCATTAAACATGATGAGCCAGGAGCTGGGAAAAGTTAGCGGAAAAGTTTCCTTAAGTGGAAATGTCCCTGCAGAAAACATTGCCGTTGCTCTTAAAGGAACAAAATATACTGCCATTACTAATTCAAATGGACAATACGAGATTAAAAGTGTGAAACCAGGAAGTTATGTAATTAGCATTCGTGCTGTAGGAATTCATGCATTTGAAGATAATATTGTTGTAAAATCGAAACAAACTACGACTAAAAATTTCTCGCTTTCTGAAAGTCAGGAAGATCTTGAAGAAGTTGTTATTACAAAAAATAAATACAAGCAAGACAAACCTTCTTTGTCATTACGTCTTCAAACACCAGTTTTAGAGATTCCGCAAAACATACAAATCATTAGTGGTCAGACTCTAAAAGATCAGCAAATTACAAGTATGAGCGACGGTGTAATTCGTAACGTGAGTGGTGCTGTACGTTTAGAGCACTGGGGCGATTTGTACACTAATATAACCATGCGTGGTTCGCAAATTCAGGCTTTCCGTAACGGATTTAATGTAGTTTCTTCTTTCTGGGGGCCATTAACGGAAGATATGAGTTTTGTAGATCATATCGAATTCGTAAAAGGACCAGCAGGATTCATGCTTTCAAGTGGAGATCCAAGCGGACTTTACAATGTAGTGACTAAAAAACCAACCGGAATTACAAAAGGAGAAGTTTCTGTACTAGGTGGAAGCTATGATTTTTATAGAGTTAGTATCGATCTTGATGGTAAATTAGATAAAAAAGGAAAATTATTGTACAGATTTAATGCAGCTGCTCAAAATAAAGGTTCTCACCGTGCATTTGAGCACAATAATCGTTATGTACTTGCTCCGGTAATTTCATATCAGGTTGATGATAAAACAAAAATTACTGCCGAATATAATTTTCAGTACGCAAATATGACTGAAGTTGGTTCATACTATGTTTTCGGACCTGCGTCTGAAGGATATGGAACTTTGCCTGTAGGATTTACCATGACACAGCCTGGCTTGCCAGATACAAACATACAAGACCACAGTGGTTACCTTATGTTCGAGCATAAATTTGATGACAACTGGAAATTGACTGCACAAACTTCATATTTTAAATACCTTCAACAAGGATACAGTTCCTGGCCAGGTGTTGTTGGTCCGGGTCCTGTAGACAGAGATTTTAACGGTGTACCGGAAGGAACTCTAGCTGCTGGTGAAATTATTCGTAATGTAGGAATCTGGGATGCAGAAAGTAATATGTATTTAGGGCAAATTTTCCTAAATGGAAAATTCAATACAGGATCTGTTAGCCACAAAATTTTAGGTGGTGTCGATTTAGGAAGCAAAGATTATGCGGCAGATTGGGGACAATCTCATGATCTTGATACTGTTGATAATCCATTCAATGTTAATAGCCCAAATTATGGAACGCCATCTAATGGTTTCCCTGATTTTGATCATACAACTCCACTTTCAATCAGAGCTAAAAATGCTGGAGGTTTAATGAGTTCAGAGTATGCAGCAGGATATATTCAGGACGAAATTGGTTTCTTTCAAAATAAATTGAGACTGACACTTGCAGGAAGATATACCTGGATTAGTCAGGCAAGCTGGGGTGGAGCTCCAATTTCCGATAGCCATATTACACCACGTATCGGAATTAGTTATTCGGTGACTGAAAGTCTTGCTGTTTATGGATTATATGATCAGGCTTTTACACCACAATCAGGAATTATTAAAAGCGGTGAAAGTGTAAAACCATTAACGGGTAATAACGTTGAATTTGGTATCAAAAAAGACTGGTTTGACGGTTCATGGAGTACTACTTTAGCAGCTTACAGCATTTTAAAGAAAAACGAACTCACTTCTGATCCGGCTAATACACCGGGAGAGCAATATAGTGTTGTTTTAGGAGAGAAAAGAGCACAAGGAATTGAGCTCGATTTAAGGGGAAAACTATTCGACGGACTTAATTTAATTGCAAATTATGCTTTTACCGAGTCTATCGTAAATGAAGTTGATCCGGCAGTTTCTGCTGCAACCGGTATTAACAAAGGAGATATTGTTCCTGGATATTCAAAACACACAGCAAACGCATGGTTAAATTATACGGTTCAAAGCGGAAAAATTAAAGGATTTGGAGTTTCTTTAGGAGGAACTTTCCTTGACGGACGTCAAACAGATACCTGGAGCGAAGGACTTCAAAAATTACCATCTTACTTTAAATTAGACGGAGGTTTATCTTATGAAACAGGAAAAGTAAAAGTTACGGCAAATGTTTTCAATATTTTAGATAAATACCTTTACAGTGGTTCGTATTATCAGTGGCTTTCTGCTTATTACTGGCAAACAGAAGCACCAAGAAACTTTAGAGTCGGGGTAACTTATAAATTCTAG
- a CDS encoding thioredoxin family protein, with protein MKKIILLVMLAFSAFLSQAQNATLKAGDTAPDFKLKNIDGKEVSFASFPKAKGYIVVFTCNTCPYAVGYEQRIIDLDNKFRPQGYPVIAINPNDPEASTADTFEKMQELAKNKKYPFPYLFDAGQKITDQYGAKRTPHLFIVSKTAKGNVVEYVGAIDNDPEGNNAQKTKYAEDVIASLKSNQKPAITQTKEIGCTVKRKAKA; from the coding sequence ATGAAAAAAATAATCCTTTTAGTTATGCTGGCATTTTCTGCCTTTCTTTCGCAGGCGCAAAATGCAACTCTTAAAGCTGGTGATACTGCACCGGACTTTAAATTGAAAAATATTGATGGCAAAGAGGTTTCATTTGCCAGTTTTCCAAAGGCAAAAGGTTATATTGTCGTTTTCACCTGCAATACTTGTCCGTACGCTGTTGGTTATGAGCAAAGAATAATTGATTTGGATAATAAATTCAGACCGCAAGGATATCCTGTAATTGCGATCAATCCGAATGATCCTGAAGCTTCAACAGCAGATACTTTTGAAAAAATGCAGGAATTGGCCAAAAACAAAAAATATCCTTTCCCTTATTTATTTGATGCAGGACAAAAAATAACGGATCAATATGGTGCAAAGCGTACTCCGCATCTTTTTATTGTATCAAAAACAGCTAAAGGAAATGTGGTTGAATACGTAGGAGCCATCGACAATGATCCGGAAGGAAACAATGCACAAAAAACGAAATATGCTGAAGATGTGATTGCATCATTAAAAAGCAATCAAAAACCAGCGATTACACAAACAAAAGAAATTGGCTGTACAGTTAAGAGAAAAGCAAAAGCTTAA
- a CDS encoding FMN-dependent NADH-azoreductase, with protein MSKRILNIVTSIKGDTSFSNQLSNAVIEKLTNIYTEIEVNTLDLSKTPLPYLTDLHISAIYTPAELHTEDQKEALKYSDAAIKDVLEADIIVIGVPLYNFGIPAVLKGWIDQVARAGKTFSYDENGPKGLLTDKKVFLSIASGAIFSEGPYKSYDFSESYLRTVLGFLGIMDITTFRVEGTAIPDFAESALPKALASVEEFAF; from the coding sequence ATGAGTAAAAGAATCCTGAATATAGTAACAAGTATCAAAGGCGATACTTCTTTTAGTAATCAATTATCCAATGCAGTTATTGAGAAACTGACAAATATTTATACAGAGATTGAGGTAAATACACTTGATCTCTCAAAAACACCTTTGCCATATTTGACTGATTTGCATATAAGTGCAATTTATACGCCTGCAGAACTTCATACAGAAGACCAAAAAGAGGCTCTTAAATATTCAGATGCAGCAATAAAAGATGTTTTGGAAGCCGATATTATTGTAATTGGTGTACCACTTTATAATTTTGGAATTCCGGCAGTATTAAAAGGCTGGATCGATCAGGTTGCGAGGGCAGGTAAGACTTTTAGTTATGATGAGAACGGACCAAAGGGATTATTAACAGATAAAAAAGTATTTTTATCTATTGCTTCAGGAGCTATATTTTCTGAGGGGCCTTATAAAAGTTATGACTTTTCAGAGTCGTATTTGCGAACTGTATTAGGATTTTTAGGAATTATGGATATTACAACTTTCAGAGTTGAAGGAACTGCAATTCCTGATTTTGCAGAGAGTGCTTTACCGAAGGCTTTAGCTAGTGTGGAAGAATTTGCTTTTTAA
- a CDS encoding DUF1634 domain-containing protein produces MEKSNSMQQEKFGEKDFQTIIGNLLRYGVWISLSVAFIGGIVYLMGHSTDIENYAVFHENDRNIFEVVSDVYQGVIQGKGESLIFFGIILLFLTPVFRVLLSLFSFLLEKDYLYVVITLIVILIILISVSFGFSH; encoded by the coding sequence ATGGAAAAATCTAACAGTATGCAGCAAGAAAAATTCGGAGAAAAAGATTTTCAAACCATAATAGGAAATTTATTGCGCTACGGCGTTTGGATCTCATTATCAGTCGCTTTTATTGGGGGAATCGTTTATTTGATGGGACATAGTACAGATATTGAAAATTACGCTGTCTTTCATGAAAATGACCGAAATATATTTGAAGTGGTTTCTGATGTTTATCAGGGTGTTATTCAGGGAAAAGGTGAATCACTGATCTTCTTCGGAATCATTTTGCTTTTTCTGACACCTGTATTTCGCGTTTTGCTTTCTTTATTTTCTTTCCTTCTGGAGAAAGATTATCTTTATGTTGTTATTACGCTGATTGTTATCCTGATTATTTTGATCAGTGTTTCGTTTGGCTTCTCTCATTAG
- a CDS encoding sensor histidine kinase: MTFNFFKPYMFPVIHILTWILLGYIQLFYIPLTWNIVLPTIFWVWQTIVLFLLIIVFYYNALIIVPKTIIKDKVTPFLLWALCIIFAMQLVSYLYNSNTDLHNKLAALLGFKKYRNDYFDNYVFSLTLLVLGISTSFAMLQHWQKAAQHKQKLEQDKTMAELAMLKAQINPHFFFNSLNSIYSLTYTNIEDSRNALHTLSRMMRYLLYSTEERTTLLKEAEFMKDFIALMKLRANSKLTITTDIPEKIHDYPIVPMLLLPLVENAFKHGVHATDKSEIHISLSQHGSDLTFEVENTYFEKSSATNEGGIGLTNTKRRLHLIYPNKHSLKAEIGENGMYNVKLQITLE; the protein is encoded by the coding sequence ATGACATTTAATTTTTTCAAACCTTATATGTTTCCGGTAATACATATCCTTACCTGGATATTATTAGGATACATTCAGCTGTTTTACATACCACTGACATGGAATATAGTACTTCCAACCATTTTTTGGGTTTGGCAGACCATTGTTTTATTTCTGTTGATTATTGTTTTTTATTATAATGCCTTAATCATAGTTCCAAAAACGATCATAAAAGACAAAGTAACGCCGTTTTTATTGTGGGCGCTTTGTATTATTTTCGCTATGCAGCTTGTCTCCTATTTATATAATTCTAATACCGATCTGCATAACAAATTGGCCGCTCTTTTGGGATTCAAAAAATATCGAAATGATTATTTTGACAACTATGTTTTCAGTTTAACCTTATTGGTTTTAGGAATTAGCACGAGCTTTGCCATGCTACAGCATTGGCAAAAAGCCGCCCAACACAAACAAAAATTAGAACAGGACAAAACCATGGCCGAATTGGCGATGCTGAAAGCGCAGATTAATCCGCACTTTTTTTTCAATTCGCTTAACAGCATTTACTCTCTTACATATACTAATATTGAAGATTCACGAAATGCACTTCACACATTAAGCCGCATGATGCGATACCTGCTTTACAGCACAGAAGAAAGAACTACATTATTAAAAGAAGCCGAATTTATGAAAGATTTTATCGCTTTGATGAAACTTCGTGCCAACAGTAAGCTTACCATTACAACTGATATTCCAGAAAAAATACACGATTATCCAATTGTTCCGATGTTATTATTACCTTTAGTAGAAAATGCTTTTAAACATGGTGTTCACGCTACTGATAAAAGCGAAATACATATTTCGCTTTCACAACATGGAAGTGATCTTACTTTTGAAGTAGAAAACACCTATTTCGAAAAATCTTCTGCAACAAATGAAGGTGGTATCGGTCTGACTAATACAAAACGAAGACTTCATTTAATTTATCCGAACAAACATTCCCTAAAAGCCGAAATTGGCGAAAATGGTATGTATAATGTAAAACTGCAAATAACTTTAGAATAA
- a CDS encoding LytTR family DNA-binding domain-containing protein, translating to MTTLKCIAVDDEPLALKLVENFIGQTPFLELISSCDNAVEAMGVIREKQPDLVFLDINMPNLTGMELARLLQEQPGSLPKIVFTTAYNHYAIEGYRVNAVDYLLKPFSYEEFLRAANKVLQIAEETTNDHPPTNAEDDFIFLKVEYQWVKVNLKDILYIESLKDYVKVHLENSDKALMSLISLKALEEKLPSSKFMRMNRSFIVSLEKISAISKNSIFINKTEITVGEQYKETFKVIVDKWIK from the coding sequence ATGACAACATTAAAATGTATAGCAGTTGATGATGAGCCTCTCGCATTAAAGTTGGTCGAAAATTTTATCGGGCAAACCCCATTTTTGGAATTGATTTCCAGTTGTGACAATGCGGTTGAAGCTATGGGTGTAATTCGCGAAAAACAGCCAGATTTAGTTTTCTTAGATATCAATATGCCCAATTTAACCGGAATGGAATTGGCAAGACTTTTACAGGAACAGCCAGGATCATTACCGAAAATTGTTTTTACAACGGCTTATAATCATTATGCTATTGAAGGTTACAGAGTTAATGCGGTTGATTATCTTTTAAAGCCTTTTAGCTATGAAGAATTTTTACGCGCCGCAAATAAAGTTTTGCAGATTGCAGAAGAAACTACAAACGACCATCCGCCAACAAATGCTGAAGATGATTTTATCTTTTTGAAAGTAGAATATCAATGGGTAAAAGTGAATTTAAAAGACATTTTATATATCGAAAGTTTAAAAGATTATGTAAAAGTACATCTTGAAAATTCAGATAAAGCTTTAATGTCACTGATTTCATTAAAAGCGCTTGAAGAAAAATTACCATCTTCAAAATTTATGCGAATGAATCGCTCTTTTATTGTTTCCCTGGAAAAAATAAGTGCTATCAGCAAAAACTCCATCTTCATCAATAAAACAGAAATAACTGTCGGCGAACAATACAAAGAGACTTTTAAAGTAATTGTAGATAAATGGATTAAATAA
- a CDS encoding acetyl-CoA C-acetyltransferase translates to MNNSNTIRKVAIVGYNRIPFARANTAYANVGNQEMMTAALNGLIDKYNLKGQLLGEVVGGAVIKHTYDSNLIRECVMKTALDPATPACDLQQACDTGIESAIYIANKIALGQIESGIAGGVDSISDMPIAVSEKLRKILLNARQAKSLGEKIKTFLKLRPADLTPLVPRNEESQTGLSMGGHTEITAKHYQISREDQDNLALKSHLNMAKAYDEGFFDDMITPFNGLDKDNNLRKDSSIEKLAKLNPAFDKANGTLTAGNSTPLTDGASCILLASEDWAKERGLPILAYITFAEVAAIEYVKNQQNLLLAPLFAASRMLEKAGLNLQDFDYYEIHEAFAAQVLATLKIWESPELSAQIGLKKTLGAIDREKLNVKGSSLAAAHPFAATGGRIIGVMAKLLNEKGSGRGFISICAAGGQGITMIIEK, encoded by the coding sequence ATGAATAATAGCAATACAATCAGAAAAGTCGCCATTGTTGGTTATAACCGAATTCCGTTTGCACGGGCAAATACGGCCTACGCCAATGTGGGAAATCAGGAAATGATGACTGCAGCCTTAAACGGACTTATTGATAAATACAATTTAAAAGGTCAATTATTAGGCGAAGTAGTCGGCGGCGCTGTGATTAAACATACTTACGACAGCAATTTGATTCGGGAATGTGTCATGAAAACAGCTCTCGATCCTGCAACCCCAGCCTGTGATTTACAGCAAGCCTGCGATACCGGAATCGAAAGCGCTATTTATATTGCCAATAAAATTGCTCTCGGACAAATTGAATCCGGAATTGCCGGAGGTGTTGATTCCATCAGCGATATGCCAATTGCCGTTAGTGAAAAACTGAGAAAAATTCTGCTTAATGCACGACAGGCAAAATCATTGGGAGAAAAAATTAAAACGTTTTTAAAACTTCGTCCCGCAGATTTAACGCCTTTGGTTCCACGAAATGAGGAATCACAAACCGGACTTTCAATGGGAGGCCACACCGAAATTACAGCCAAACATTATCAAATTTCGAGAGAAGATCAGGATAATTTGGCGCTTAAAAGTCATTTGAATATGGCAAAAGCCTATGATGAAGGTTTTTTTGATGATATGATTACGCCTTTCAACGGATTGGATAAAGATAATAATCTCAGAAAAGACAGCTCGATTGAAAAATTAGCCAAATTAAATCCAGCCTTTGATAAGGCAAACGGAACATTAACGGCAGGTAATTCAACACCGCTTACAGACGGAGCCTCATGCATACTTTTAGCCAGTGAAGATTGGGCAAAAGAACGCGGGCTTCCGATTTTAGCTTACATCACTTTTGCTGAAGTTGCCGCTATTGAATATGTAAAAAATCAACAAAATCTTTTACTGGCTCCTTTATTTGCAGCTAGCAGAATGCTCGAAAAAGCCGGCTTGAATCTGCAGGATTTTGATTATTACGAAATTCACGAAGCATTTGCTGCACAAGTTTTAGCAACATTAAAAATTTGGGAAAGTCCTGAATTGAGTGCTCAAATAGGTTTAAAGAAAACACTTGGCGCAATAGACAGAGAAAAACTGAATGTAAAAGGAAGCAGTTTGGCAGCAGCGCACCCTTTTGCCGCAACAGGTGGAAGAATTATTGGCGTTATGGCGAAATTATTAAATGAAAAAGGTTCAGGAAGAGGATTTATTTCAATTTGTGCCGCTGGAGGACAGGGAATTACGATGATTATTGAAAAATAA
- a CDS encoding TlpA disulfide reductase family protein, translated as MTKIQKNAICAFLFLAFSFSAYSQNVKLLNIDQLNERVKNGKDSTYVVNFWATWCAPCIKELPHFEKLQADYKSEKVKVLLVSVDFKSKLSSAVLPFVKRKNLKNEVFLLNESSPQEYIDRIDPSWSGSIPATLFIKGDKRKFVESEFTYEQLLTEYKKL; from the coding sequence ATGACGAAAATTCAAAAAAATGCGATTTGCGCCTTTTTATTTTTGGCTTTTTCATTTTCGGCATACAGCCAAAATGTTAAACTGCTCAATATTGACCAGCTTAACGAAAGAGTAAAAAACGGAAAAGACAGTACTTATGTCGTTAATTTTTGGGCAACCTGGTGTGCGCCATGTATTAAGGAACTGCCTCATTTTGAAAAACTCCAAGCCGACTATAAATCGGAGAAAGTGAAAGTTTTGCTGGTAAGTGTTGATTTTAAATCAAAATTGAGTTCGGCTGTGCTGCCATTTGTTAAAAGAAAAAATCTGAAAAATGAAGTGTTTTTACTGAATGAAAGCAGCCCGCAGGAATATATTGACCGCATTGATCCTTCGTGGTCAGGCAGTATTCCGGCAACACTTTTCATCAAAGGCGATAAACGAAAATTTGTCGAAAGTGAATTTACCTATGAACAATTATTAACTGAATATAAAAAACTGTAA
- a CDS encoding LLM class flavin-dependent oxidoreductase: MEIGIDSFASAMYGSNNLSSVDAMEQLLQRIELADQVGLDVFGIGEHHKKEFLDSATVVILSAAAARTKNIRLASAVSVLSAADPVRVYQSFATLDLISKGRAEIVVSRGSSIEAYPLFGFNLNDYDALFKEKLELFLQIRDNEFVTWSGKFRPAINNLPIYPRTLQEKLPVWLGVGGTPESFVRAGSLGLPLMVAIIGGQTHRFRPLIDLYREAGKAAGYKPKELKVGIHSPGFVGSTTEKAIEEYYPGYAELWTKLGLERGWPPVTKAKFDGLIDDDGVLIVGSPERVVEKLLRHSESLGGVDRFTFQMDNAGLTHKQLMNAIELIGTKVIPLIHKG, from the coding sequence ATGGAAATAGGAATTGACAGTTTTGCTTCGGCAATGTACGGTAGTAACAATTTGAGTAGCGTTGATGCAATGGAACAATTACTCCAAAGAATTGAACTTGCCGATCAGGTTGGTTTGGATGTTTTTGGTATTGGGGAACATCATAAAAAAGAGTTTTTAGATTCTGCAACTGTAGTAATATTAAGTGCTGCGGCTGCGAGAACAAAAAACATTCGACTGGCTAGTGCTGTTTCGGTTCTAAGCGCTGCAGATCCGGTAAGGGTATATCAAAGTTTTGCTACTTTGGATTTGATTTCAAAAGGAAGAGCAGAAATTGTTGTGAGCCGTGGTTCTTCTATTGAAGCCTATCCTCTTTTCGGATTTAATCTGAATGATTATGATGCGCTTTTTAAGGAGAAATTAGAACTATTTCTACAAATTCGCGATAATGAATTTGTAACCTGGTCAGGAAAATTCCGTCCTGCAATAAATAATCTTCCAATTTATCCGAGGACATTACAGGAAAAATTACCTGTTTGGCTGGGTGTTGGAGGAACTCCGGAATCTTTTGTAAGAGCAGGAAGTCTGGGTTTACCCTTAATGGTCGCTATTATTGGAGGGCAAACGCATCGTTTTCGCCCTTTAATCGATTTATATCGCGAAGCAGGAAAAGCAGCAGGTTATAAACCAAAAGAACTAAAAGTAGGTATACACTCGCCGGGTTTTGTTGGAAGTACAACTGAAAAAGCTATAGAAGAATACTACCCAGGTTATGCCGAACTTTGGACAAAATTAGGGTTAGAACGTGGCTGGCCGCCAGTTACCAAAGCCAAATTTGACGGACTGATTGATGATGATGGCGTTTTAATTGTTGGAAGTCCGGAACGTGTTGTCGAAAAATTATTAAGACACAGCGAATCTCTTGGCGGTGTAGACCGATTTACTTTCCAAATGGATAATGCGGGACTTACACATAAACAATTAATGAATGCGATAGAACTTATTGGTACAAAAGTAATTCCTTTAATTCATAAGGGGTAA
- a CDS encoding DUF3861 domain-containing protein, producing the protein MEKRSNKYYLTLSLKEYANGETQPAKELGIEFGNHDEIFDIIDKIKAKNLFDNESEAIQFALGLKLFGEMKLKHRKNPLFDELNEVFPVFMKKLKSL; encoded by the coding sequence ATGGAAAAAAGATCAAACAAATATTACTTAACATTAAGCTTAAAAGAATACGCCAACGGCGAAACACAACCTGCAAAAGAACTCGGAATAGAATTTGGCAATCACGATGAAATATTTGATATCATTGACAAAATAAAAGCAAAAAATCTATTTGATAATGAATCTGAAGCGATACAATTTGCATTGGGATTAAAATTATTTGGAGAGATGAAATTAAAACATCGCAAAAATCCTCTTTTTGATGAATTGAATGAGGTTTTCCCCGTATTTATGAAGAAATTGAAAAGTTTGTAA
- the tnpA gene encoding IS200/IS605 family transposase: MANTYTQLHIQFVFAVKYRKALIDKEWKDRLHQYITGIIQSNNHKMLCINSMPDHIHIFTGMRPTQSISSLIQNVKTETSKWIKEQKLSSSFAWQEGYGAFSYSRSHVQNVIRYIQNQEQHHKKQTFLEEYHKQLKAFEVEYDQQYIFKEPIL; encoded by the coding sequence ATGGCCAACACATACACACAGTTGCATATACAATTCGTTTTCGCTGTAAAATATAGAAAAGCATTAATCGATAAAGAATGGAAAGATAGATTACATCAATATATAACAGGTATAATTCAATCAAATAATCATAAAATGCTTTGTATAAATAGCATGCCGGATCATATCCATATATTTACTGGCATGCGTCCAACTCAATCTATTTCTTCGCTAATTCAAAATGTTAAAACAGAAACCAGCAAATGGATTAAAGAACAGAAATTGTCTTCCAGTTTTGCATGGCAGGAAGGATATGGTGCTTTTTCATATTCGAGAAGTCATGTGCAAAATGTAATTCGTTATATCCAAAATCAAGAGCAGCATCATAAAAAACAAACATTTTTGGAAGAATATCATAAACAGTTAAAAGCATTTGAGGTAGAATATGATCAACAATACATTTTTAAAGAACCAATTTTGTAA